A single Oryza brachyantha chromosome 8, ObraRS2, whole genome shotgun sequence DNA region contains:
- the LOC102712929 gene encoding zinc finger protein CONSTANS-LIKE 14-like translates to MKDGGGGGGGRGQQWPCDYCGEAAAALHCRADAARLCVACDRHVHAANALSRKHVRAPLCAGCAARPAAARVASGRRGGGEPAFLCADCDDDDDGGGVARVPVEGFSGCPAAAELAASWGLDLPGDANDDEDAFFSALDYSMLAVDPVLRDLYVPCDPPEVAAGGRRLKGEALSHQLAEMAKREAETAHPQQHQQHSDLSPRTPRRTSAAASGRLQEKQAPPPLPHATAAAVAPAEAPLPYTSLLMMAPANCTELMDNDRIGDDDENVLWESTAPSVPPTQIWDFNLGKSRDHNENSALEVGFGSNNGGFMIQSYNDMLKEISSGTTKDLEDIYDSRYCAAAEDIMSTNVCQLSSKNPSAGSHKRKAASSCASTMDGPTTSTSHVPAAAAASGPLGGSSHDRGSGLTKEISFCDQTVVPTGADRPSSSIRIDSETLAQNRDSAMQRYREKKKNRRYEKHIRYESRKLRADTRKRVKGRFVKSNGAPDDDGNGG, encoded by the exons atgaaGGATGGTGGGGGCGGGGGTGGGGGCAGGGGCCAGCAGTGGCCGTGCGACTActgcggggaggcggcggcggcgctgcacTGCAGGGCGGACGCGGCGAGGCTGTGCGTGGCGTGCGACCGCCACGTGCACGCCGCCAACGCGCTGTCGCGGAAGCACGTGCGGGCGCCGCTCTgcgccggctgcgccgcgaggcccgcggcggcgcgcgtcgcctcggggaggagagggggcggGGAGCCGGCGTTCCTGTGCGCGGActgcgacgacgatgacgacggcggcggcgtggcgcgggtGCCCGTCGAGGGGTTCTCCGGGTGCCCCGCGGCGGCCGAGCTTGCGGCGTCGTGGGGGCTCGACCTCCCCGGCGATGccaacgacgacgaggacgcgTTCTTCTCCGCGCTCGACTACTCCATGCTGGCCGTCGACCCCGTCCTGCGCGACCTCTACGTGCCGTGCGACCCGCCCgaggtggccgccggcggccggcgcctcAAGGGGGAGGCGCTGAGCCACCAGCTCGCCGAGATGGCCAAGCGGGAGGCGGAGACGGCACACCCgcagcagcaccagcagcacTCGGATCTGAGCCCCCGCACGCCCCGCCggacctccgccgccgcgagcggcCGGTTGCAGGAAAAGCAAGCTCCCCCGCCGTTGCCTCatgcgacagcggcggcggtggctccgGCGGAGGCGCCGCTGCCGTACACTTCACTGCTCATGATGGCGCCGGCCAACTGCACCGAGCTGATGGACAACGACCGTAttggcgacgacgatgaaAACGTTCTCTGGGAGAGCACTGCGCCCTCAGTTCCACCAACCCAG ATATGGGATTTTAATTTAGGAAAATCGAGGGATCacaatgagaactctgcaCTTGAAGTTGGATTTGGCTCAAATAATGGAGGCTTTATGATCCAGAGTTACAATGACATGCTCAAGGAGATTTCTTCTGGGACAACGAAGGATCTGGAAGATATTTATGACTCAAGATACTGTGCAGCTGCCGAAGATATCATGTCGACTAATGTCTGTCAGCTGTCATCGAAAAAT CCAAGCGCTGGGAGCCACAAACGGAAGGCGGCTAGCTCATGCGCCTCGACGATGGACGGACCGACAACTTCCACAAGCCATGTacccgctgctgctgctgcttcaggACCCTTGGGGGGTTCTTCCCACGACAGAGGATCAGGTCTCACCAAGGAGATCTCCTTCTGCGATCAGACCGTCGTCCCTACCGGAGCCGACAGGCCATCCTCCTCCATCAGGATCGACAGCGAGACGCTCGCGCAGAACAGGGACAGCGCGATGCAGCGGTAcagggagaagaagaagaaccgCAG GTATGAGAAGCACATCCGGTACGAGTCGAGGAAGCTGAGGGCTGACACGAGGAAGCGGGTGAAAGGTCGCTTTGTGAAGTCGAACGGAGCACCGGATGACGACGGCAAT